A single genomic interval of Nonomuraea rubra harbors:
- a CDS encoding CaiB/BaiF CoA transferase family protein: MTDGPLSGVLVADFSRILAGPYATMLLADLGADVVKVEGPQGDDTRTWTPPARGEVSTYYLGVNRGKRSIALDLRDEGDARLARELARRADVLVENFRPGGLAKYGLDYAAVSSGNPGVVYASISGFGSGAGARVPGYDLMVQAMSGLMSLTGEPDGPPYRAGISVFDVMAGNHAVIGVLAALRHRDTTGQGQHVEVNLMSSALTGLVNQSSAYVAGDVVPFRMGNAHPSVFPYEPLPTADHDLIVAAANDGQFRKLCEVLGIPEVAADPRFARNADRTARREELRPILVERLVTRPADEWFALLVDAGVPSGPINTIDGGFAVAERFGLEPVVVVGEGERAVPTTRHPIRFSETPAGYRLPPPELDEHGAELRKWLEGGSHA, from the coding sequence ATGACTGACGGGCCGTTGTCCGGCGTGCTGGTGGCCGACTTCTCCCGGATCCTGGCCGGGCCGTACGCGACGATGTTGCTGGCCGACCTCGGCGCCGACGTCGTCAAGGTGGAGGGGCCGCAGGGCGACGACACGCGGACGTGGACGCCGCCGGCGCGCGGCGAGGTGTCCACGTACTACCTCGGGGTCAACCGGGGCAAGCGGTCGATCGCGCTGGACCTGCGCGACGAGGGCGACGCGCGGCTGGCCAGGGAGCTGGCCCGGCGGGCCGACGTGCTGGTGGAGAACTTCCGGCCGGGCGGCCTGGCCAAGTACGGGCTCGACTACGCGGCCGTCTCCTCCGGCAACCCGGGCGTGGTGTACGCGTCGATCAGCGGGTTCGGGTCGGGGGCCGGGGCGCGGGTGCCGGGCTACGACCTGATGGTGCAGGCCATGTCGGGGCTGATGAGCCTGACCGGGGAGCCGGACGGGCCGCCGTACCGGGCCGGGATCTCGGTGTTCGACGTGATGGCGGGCAACCACGCCGTCATCGGCGTGCTGGCCGCCCTGCGGCATCGCGACACGACCGGGCAGGGTCAGCACGTCGAGGTGAACCTGATGTCGTCCGCGCTGACGGGGCTGGTCAACCAGAGCTCCGCGTACGTGGCGGGGGACGTGGTGCCGTTCAGGATGGGGAACGCGCATCCGAGCGTCTTCCCGTACGAGCCGCTGCCCACCGCCGACCACGACCTGATCGTGGCCGCGGCCAACGACGGGCAGTTCAGGAAGCTCTGCGAGGTGCTCGGGATCCCCGAGGTGGCCGCCGACCCGCGGTTCGCGCGCAACGCCGACCGTACGGCGCGGCGCGAGGAGCTGCGGCCGATCCTCGTCGAGCGGCTGGTCACCCGGCCGGCGGACGAGTGGTTCGCCCTGCTGGTGGACGCCGGGGTGCCGAGCGGGCCGATCAACACGATCGACGGCGGGTTCGCCGTTGCGGAGCGGTTCGGGCTGGAGCCGGTCGTGGTGGTGGGCGAGGGCGAGCGGGCGGTGCCGACGACGCGGCATCCGATCCGCTTCTCCGAGACGCCCGCCGGGTACAGGCTGCCGCCGCCCGAACTGGACGAGCACGGGGCCGAGCTGCGCAAGTGGCTGGAGGGCGGGTCGCATGCCTGA
- a CDS encoding citryl-CoA lyase has translation MPEDVAGGRGREYPTALGASSRKEITLLGQDLAADVMGEVGFGELAFWLATQRRPAPGEVRVFEAVLAALADHGFTPTAIVTRLTYLSAPDSVQGALAAGLLGGGSRFLGVTEDCGRFLHETIAGRDPLPCDDAGWDALALETVQARRESGRLVPGLGHHVHKDGDPRTPRLFEIATEEGLFGPHLSLFAAIGRVHARVLGRTLPLNGAGACGAALADLGLPLELLRGFALLARTAGLIGQLAEELRHPVANEIFLSVDLNNRSVPPEPYPEGGPHG, from the coding sequence ATGCCTGAGGACGTGGCGGGCGGGCGGGGGCGTGAGTATCCGACCGCGCTGGGGGCGTCCTCCCGCAAGGAGATCACGCTGCTCGGGCAGGACCTGGCCGCGGACGTGATGGGCGAGGTGGGGTTCGGCGAGCTGGCGTTCTGGCTGGCCACGCAGCGGCGGCCCGCCCCCGGCGAGGTGCGGGTGTTCGAGGCCGTGCTGGCCGCGCTGGCCGATCACGGGTTCACGCCGACCGCGATCGTGACGCGGCTGACGTACCTGTCGGCGCCGGACTCCGTACAGGGGGCACTGGCGGCCGGGCTGCTCGGCGGCGGCTCGCGCTTCCTCGGCGTCACCGAGGACTGCGGCCGGTTCCTGCACGAGACGATCGCCGGCCGCGACCCGCTCCCGTGCGACGACGCCGGCTGGGACGCGCTCGCCCTGGAGACCGTACAGGCCCGGCGCGAGTCCGGGCGGCTGGTCCCCGGGCTCGGCCACCACGTGCACAAGGACGGCGACCCGCGCACGCCGCGGCTGTTCGAGATCGCGACCGAGGAGGGGCTGTTCGGGCCGCACCTGTCGCTGTTCGCCGCCATCGGGCGGGTGCACGCGCGCGTGCTCGGCCGGACGCTGCCGCTGAACGGCGCGGGGGCCTGCGGGGCCGCACTCGCCGACCTGGGACTGCCGCTGGAACTGCTGCGCGGGTTCGCGCTGCTGGCCAGGACCGCCGGGCTGATCGGGCAGCTCGCCGAGGAGCTGCGCCACCCGGTGGCCAACGAGATCTTCCTGTCCGTGGACCTGAACAACCGGTCCGTCCCGCCCGAGCCGTACCCCGAGGGAGGCCCGCATGGCTGA
- a CDS encoding amidohydrolase family protein, with the protein MNDFEAGRPIVLRGGTVLPMDGRRVLPETDVLVTGDTIAAVGPGLEAPEGAAEIDASGGIVMPGMIDTHRHMWQTALRGYGADWTLTQYFVWFYLEYGKLFRPEDVHAGNTLAAIEALDAGVTTVVDWSHGLRTPDHADAAADALRSVPGRYVLAYGNIQQPPAEWATAPEFRDFVRRRITGDGMLGFQMAFDVLGDPSFPEQPAFEVARDLGVTITTHAGVWGATGDDGIRLMYEHGFMTPGTIYVHAASLSADSYHRIAATGGSISVSTESEQSAGQGYPPTWAIRSHGIPVSLSMDTSVWWSGDLFSAMRATLGADRSREHLEAHAKSETVTHCALRADQVVDWATRGGAAAIGRDDLGTLAPGQKADLVLIKNDHSPVSFPVLNPFGHVAFQAQRGDVHTVLVNGRVVKHEHRLAGIDLAAARAAVERTVDFLKGEMGEEAWEKGMNPDIPTTKVLDNPYTYTDYRSDSTHRL; encoded by the coding sequence ATGAACGACTTCGAGGCCGGACGCCCCATAGTGCTGCGCGGCGGCACCGTGCTGCCCATGGACGGCCGCCGCGTGCTGCCCGAGACGGACGTCCTCGTCACCGGGGACACGATCGCCGCCGTCGGCCCCGGCCTGGAGGCCCCGGAAGGCGCCGCCGAGATCGACGCCTCCGGCGGCATCGTCATGCCCGGCATGATCGACACGCACCGCCACATGTGGCAGACCGCGCTGCGCGGCTACGGCGCCGACTGGACGCTCACGCAGTACTTCGTCTGGTTCTACCTGGAGTACGGCAAGCTGTTCCGGCCCGAGGACGTGCACGCGGGCAACACGCTGGCCGCGATCGAGGCCCTGGACGCCGGCGTCACCACCGTCGTCGACTGGTCGCACGGCCTGCGCACCCCCGACCACGCCGACGCCGCCGCCGACGCGCTGCGGTCGGTGCCGGGCCGGTACGTGCTCGCGTACGGCAACATCCAGCAGCCGCCCGCCGAGTGGGCGACGGCGCCGGAGTTCCGCGACTTCGTGCGCAGGAGGATCACCGGCGACGGCATGCTCGGCTTCCAGATGGCGTTCGACGTGCTCGGCGACCCGTCGTTCCCCGAGCAGCCCGCTTTCGAGGTCGCCCGCGACCTCGGCGTGACCATCACCACGCACGCCGGCGTGTGGGGCGCCACCGGCGACGACGGCATCCGGCTGATGTACGAGCACGGCTTCATGACTCCCGGCACCATCTACGTGCACGCCGCCTCGCTGTCGGCCGACTCCTACCACCGCATCGCGGCCACCGGCGGCTCCATCTCGGTCTCCACGGAGAGCGAGCAGAGCGCGGGCCAGGGCTACCCGCCCACCTGGGCCATCCGCTCGCACGGCATCCCCGTCTCGCTGTCCATGGACACCAGCGTGTGGTGGAGCGGCGACCTGTTCTCCGCCATGCGCGCCACGCTCGGCGCCGACCGCTCCCGCGAGCACCTGGAGGCGCACGCCAAGAGCGAGACGGTCACGCACTGCGCGCTCCGCGCCGATCAGGTCGTGGACTGGGCCACCCGGGGCGGCGCCGCCGCCATCGGCCGCGACGACCTCGGCACCCTCGCGCCCGGCCAGAAGGCGGACCTCGTGCTCATCAAGAACGACCACTCGCCCGTGTCGTTCCCGGTGCTCAACCCGTTCGGGCACGTCGCGTTCCAGGCACAGCGCGGCGACGTGCACACCGTGCTCGTGAACGGCCGGGTCGTCAAGCACGAGCACCGCCTGGCCGGGATCGACCTGGCGGCCGCGCGGGCCGCGGTCGAGCGCACGGTCGACTTCCTCAAGGGCGAGATGGGGGAGGAGGCCTGGGAGAAGGGCATGAACCCCGACATCCCGACCACCAAGGTCCTCGACAACCCCTACACCTACACCGACTACCGCAGCGACTCCACCCACCGCCTGTAG